From a region of the Sporosarcina ureilytica genome:
- a CDS encoding UDP-N-acetylmuramoyl-tripeptide--D-alanyl-D-alanine ligase, giving the protein MDLKEKIDFSTFCKIINGTVVNGPQSMKICHVVNRISYVKKPYTVLFLKNNRKKERRNWIRSNTPCTIVFEKAELIDEYLPNVTYIKVKDMEKSYWSFVRYYRQMYEIPVFAITGTCGKTTVKEMITQILKEKHNVEATFKSRNGPKRNLRYLCGITEETDIAVFETPVGYPGLLEYSCKYFQPTIGIITNIGVDHLQLCGTVENYIQAKGEILKGLGYKGTLLLNTDDEKTKNLSLEKYIGRVITFGIHSPADYQASNIHFVPDGMEFTLHHQHRTYKAFVPGYGEHQVYNALGAIAAVHQIGFGIDEATERLKLFKNLEKHIEVANGYNGAMILDDTWSSNPTSIKACLEVLKEIGASKKKIAVIGSIFSLGTQASNLHRDVGGMIANYELDTLITYGTFANQVTEGAKGMKGEIYTCTTNEELESILLPLLTKDTVLLLKTSMKDNSLKSLVSMLKDFSK; this is encoded by the coding sequence TTGGATTTAAAAGAAAAGATAGATTTTAGTACCTTCTGTAAAATTATTAACGGAACCGTTGTCAACGGACCACAAAGCATGAAAATATGCCATGTCGTGAATCGCATCAGCTACGTGAAAAAACCATACACAGTTTTATTTCTCAAAAACAATCGAAAAAAAGAGAGACGGAATTGGATTCGTTCTAATACTCCATGTACCATTGTCTTTGAAAAAGCCGAGTTGATTGATGAATACTTACCTAATGTCACTTATATCAAGGTAAAGGACATGGAAAAATCATATTGGAGTTTTGTCCGCTATTATCGGCAGATGTATGAGATCCCAGTCTTCGCGATTACCGGCACTTGCGGAAAAACGACTGTTAAAGAAATGATTACCCAAATTTTGAAAGAAAAACATAATGTCGAAGCTACTTTCAAAAGCCGTAATGGGCCTAAAAGAAATCTACGCTATTTATGTGGAATAACAGAGGAAACAGATATAGCTGTTTTTGAGACGCCTGTCGGTTATCCAGGCCTGCTTGAGTACAGTTGCAAGTATTTCCAGCCGACAATTGGAATAATAACCAATATCGGAGTGGATCACTTACAGTTATGCGGAACGGTCGAGAACTATATTCAAGCAAAAGGGGAAATTCTCAAAGGGCTCGGGTACAAAGGGACCCTTCTTTTAAATACTGATGATGAAAAAACAAAAAACCTCTCGTTAGAAAAGTATATAGGTAGAGTGATTACATTTGGGATTCACTCACCAGCAGATTACCAGGCTTCCAATATTCATTTCGTTCCCGACGGCATGGAGTTCACCCTTCATCATCAACATAGAACATACAAAGCTTTTGTGCCAGGATATGGAGAACATCAGGTATATAATGCGTTAGGCGCAATTGCAGCCGTTCATCAAATTGGATTTGGTATTGACGAAGCAACAGAACGTCTAAAGTTATTTAAGAATTTGGAGAAACACATCGAGGTAGCTAACGGCTATAATGGTGCAATGATCCTTGATGATACATGGAGTTCTAACCCGACTTCTATTAAGGCTTGTTTAGAGGTTCTGAAGGAAATTGGTGCTAGCAAAAAAAAAATTGCTGTCATCGGTAGCATTTTTTCTTTAGGCACTCAAGCATCTAATCTGCATAGGGACGTTGGCGGGATGATTGCTAACTACGAGCTAGACACATTAATCACGTACGGTACTTTTGCTAATCAAGTTACTGAAGGAGCAAAGGGAATGAAAGGAGAAATCTACACCTGCACAACTAACGAAGAATTAGAAAGTATTCTATTACCCTTATTAACTAAGGATACAGTGCTTCTATTAAAAACATCTATGAAGGACAATTCACTTAAATCGCTTGTTTCGATGCTAAAAGACTTTTCTAAATAA
- a CDS encoding YheC/YheD family protein: MSNVFKLVPVNYKHQCLMLNPRQKKFPDEFARTTTLHFGLQEMEVFCKYSNSLSENEIGLSRNIIEEMQLPIGIDYEVSFQKDGIVVIGPFIGVLIKDSTNILNDRRRLRNRLVKQSASIRGVVIVFSWDDMDQENRKINGFYYNPSSEKWEEGTFPFPTVIVRRTRLSTEKTNYFKNLYGRRFFNSGSFNKWQMYQLLRSNKDLLPHLPKTFLYKKPEDIFYYLNRFQTIYVKPVSGLKGVRVAKFIKENNQYYVKFRIKNENKTLHFANEDELLHYVQSSFKRKRYIIQQEIDLEIVDNQLIDFRIVLIKGQNGQWETAGMVGRKGVEGSIVSNRSSGGKVENGTSTLLSAYNLSKAEMLSTYEKMTEIAIKSAEELDKYENIFKYGVDIGIDRNHHIWIIELNNRSPNDNIFSYIKAYKTIHKIKNSRMLYAKYLAGFPIENQQRDSE; encoded by the coding sequence TTGAGTAATGTTTTCAAGTTAGTTCCCGTAAATTACAAACATCAGTGTCTCATGCTCAATCCTAGGCAAAAGAAATTTCCAGATGAATTTGCACGAACAACTACTCTTCATTTTGGTCTTCAGGAAATGGAAGTATTTTGTAAATATTCAAATTCATTAAGTGAAAATGAGATAGGATTATCCCGCAACATTATAGAAGAGATGCAACTTCCTATAGGAATAGATTACGAGGTATCATTTCAAAAAGATGGGATTGTTGTGATTGGACCTTTTATTGGTGTATTAATAAAGGATTCCACAAATATTCTTAATGATAGAAGAAGATTGCGCAATCGACTTGTTAAACAATCGGCGTCAATTCGAGGGGTGGTCATTGTATTTTCTTGGGATGATATGGACCAAGAAAACCGCAAGATAAATGGTTTCTACTATAATCCAAGCTCTGAGAAATGGGAGGAAGGCACTTTCCCTTTCCCCACAGTAATCGTCAGGCGAACAAGGTTATCCACAGAGAAGACAAATTATTTTAAAAACCTTTACGGTCGTCGCTTTTTTAATTCCGGTTCTTTTAATAAGTGGCAAATGTATCAGTTGCTCCGTTCAAACAAAGACTTATTGCCTCATCTGCCTAAAACATTTTTATATAAAAAACCTGAAGATATTTTCTATTATCTAAATCGCTTTCAAACAATATATGTGAAGCCAGTTTCAGGGCTTAAAGGAGTTCGGGTTGCAAAATTTATTAAGGAAAACAATCAGTATTATGTTAAATTCCGAATAAAAAATGAAAATAAAACACTCCATTTCGCCAATGAAGATGAGTTACTTCATTATGTTCAATCTTCATTCAAAAGGAAGAGATATATTATTCAGCAAGAAATAGATTTGGAAATCGTAGACAATCAGCTCATTGATTTTCGAATTGTGCTGATAAAAGGACAGAATGGCCAATGGGAAACTGCCGGTATGGTAGGTAGAAAAGGCGTAGAAGGAAGCATCGTCAGCAACCGTTCAAGTGGAGGTAAAGTAGAAAATGGAACATCTACACTTTTATCAGCTTATAATTTATCCAAAGCCGAAATGTTAAGTACCTACGAAAAAATGACTGAAATTGCCATTAAATCTGCAGAAGAGCTCGATAAATATGAAAACATCTTTAAATACGGCGTTGACATCGGGATTGACCGCAATCATCATATTTGGATCATTGAATTAAACAATCGTTCACCAAACGATAACATTTTCTCCTACATTAAGGCTTATAAAACCATTCATAAAATCAAGAATTCACGAATGCTTTATGCTAAATATCTAGCAGGATTTCCAATAGAAAATCAACAGAGGGATTCCGAATAA
- a CDS encoding ABC transporter permease, with protein MGGKNNEFRKPAKRVSFSLRLTRVTGLKWLLLFVPLGYIMILLFFSMFDFLKLSVFNDDGFTLEYLSRIFTTPVYLKVLWATVKITFLVTLFSLLLAYPVAYMLVRTESRLWKKIILAAVIIPFWISLLVRTFAWTILLQKNGPINKLLMEIGLQSEPLSLLYNTTGVIIGMIHILLPYMVLSLYSVMDGIDQELLQAAEGMGAHPSKAFMQIFLPLSLPGVLAGSLLVFVMGLGYYVTPALLGGAKTPMIAMLIESNINTTLNWHLAAALALVLFLATLLLLLVTLLLMRNNPMLKKLD; from the coding sequence ATGGGCGGGAAAAATAATGAATTTAGGAAACCTGCGAAACGGGTATCCTTCTCCCTGCGGTTAACACGGGTAACAGGACTAAAATGGTTGCTTTTATTTGTTCCGTTGGGATATATTATGATTTTATTATTCTTTTCCATGTTTGATTTCTTAAAACTTAGTGTTTTTAATGATGATGGTTTTACGTTGGAATATCTCAGTCGTATCTTCACTACGCCCGTCTATTTGAAAGTACTATGGGCGACAGTAAAAATAACCTTCCTTGTGACATTATTTTCACTACTCTTAGCTTATCCTGTTGCGTATATGTTAGTTAGAACTGAGTCGCGATTGTGGAAAAAGATCATCTTGGCTGCAGTTATAATTCCTTTTTGGATAAGTTTACTTGTTCGTACGTTTGCATGGACAATTTTGCTTCAAAAAAATGGTCCCATCAATAAGCTTCTGATGGAAATTGGACTTCAATCCGAACCGCTTAGCCTCCTTTACAATACTACCGGAGTGATTATTGGGATGATTCATATTCTTCTTCCTTACATGGTTTTAAGCTTATATTCTGTAATGGACGGCATTGACCAAGAGTTGCTACAAGCTGCAGAAGGGATGGGCGCCCATCCATCGAAAGCATTTATGCAAATCTTTTTACCACTGTCATTGCCCGGCGTTCTTGCGGGTTCTCTATTAGTATTTGTGATGGGCCTTGGTTACTATGTCACCCCTGCTTTACTCGGAGGGGCTAAAACACCAATGATTGCGATGTTAATAGAAAGTAATATTAATACAACTTTGAATTGGCATTTAGCAGCAGCCCTCGCCTTAGTTTTATTTTTGGCGACATTGCTTTTATTATTGGTTACGTTGCTCCTTATGCGCAACAATCCGATGTTGAAGAAGTTGGACTAA
- a CDS encoding YheC/YheD family protein — protein MDIKWMESLKENEVVLSKSLIEKLPKSDVLTIHFGSFKTELIVIQDKHLNKETIGLPINLGSSYSIPTELQYECLLLGGQIYIGPIIAYIVRGRLEDFHDKALSKFIPRFNAYEETKGLIFISTKDSINIEESRMTGFYYSPYKTKEGSKWGYGEFPLPDAIYNRSFLKKSKISMLQEKLGDVIFNSSYLNLDKWRIWRNLSKKRKLKTHLPYTERYSGVNQAKRLLDKYGALYIKARRNSRGRGIFHLSKDCNGFMVRDHKNRLTLLENEKQLKTFLDDNIVYASIVQQPVPYKYGKRVLDFRVYLQKNEQREWTFQGFTTRISKEDSVVTNTVGRDDLLRGEEALATIYKLDKKKVLRIENEMFALVKSAVQVYEERGMHLADIAADIIIDENLHLWLLELQLNYASEKKEYEIPFEIFQKIMVTPFIYAKAITKFRKG, from the coding sequence ATGGATATTAAATGGATGGAATCTCTAAAGGAAAATGAAGTTGTTTTATCCAAATCGTTGATTGAAAAGTTACCGAAATCTGATGTACTAACAATACATTTTGGTTCTTTTAAGACAGAACTTATTGTCATTCAAGATAAGCATTTGAACAAAGAAACGATTGGTTTACCGATCAATCTAGGTAGCTCATATTCAATACCGACTGAATTACAGTACGAATGCTTATTGCTTGGCGGTCAGATATATATTGGACCGATTATCGCCTACATCGTTAGAGGGAGATTAGAAGATTTTCACGATAAAGCTCTTTCAAAATTTATACCAAGATTTAATGCGTATGAAGAAACGAAAGGTTTAATTTTCATTAGCACCAAAGACTCTATTAATATTGAAGAATCGCGGATGACTGGTTTTTATTATTCACCCTATAAGACAAAAGAGGGAAGCAAGTGGGGCTATGGGGAGTTCCCACTGCCTGATGCAATCTATAATCGTTCGTTTTTAAAGAAGAGTAAAATTTCAATGTTACAAGAAAAACTGGGCGATGTCATTTTTAATTCATCTTATTTAAACTTAGATAAATGGCGAATTTGGCGAAACTTATCGAAAAAGCGAAAGTTAAAAACGCATTTACCATATACAGAAAGATACTCCGGTGTAAATCAGGCGAAGAGATTATTGGATAAGTACGGGGCACTTTATATAAAAGCCCGTAGGAATTCACGTGGAAGAGGAATCTTTCACTTGAGTAAGGACTGTAATGGATTTATGGTTCGTGACCATAAGAATCGGCTTACATTGTTGGAAAATGAAAAACAACTAAAAACGTTTTTGGATGACAACATTGTTTATGCTTCAATTGTTCAGCAGCCCGTTCCATATAAATATGGGAAACGAGTGCTTGACTTTAGAGTGTATCTTCAAAAAAATGAACAAAGGGAATGGACGTTCCAAGGGTTTACAACGAGAATCTCCAAGGAAGATAGTGTAGTGACCAATACAGTTGGCAGAGACGATTTATTACGCGGAGAAGAAGCTTTAGCTACTATATACAAATTAGATAAGAAAAAGGTACTCAGAATCGAAAACGAAATGTTTGCGCTTGTAAAATCCGCCGTTCAAGTTTATGAAGAGCGGGGTATGCACCTAGCAGATATAGCTGCCGATATAATTATAGATGAAAATCTCCATTTATGGCTTCTTGAGTTGCAATTGAATTACGCCTCAGAAAAAAAGGAATATGAAATTCCATTCGAAATCTTCCAAAAAATAATGGTTACCCCATTTATATATGCTAAAGCAATTACTAAGTTTCGGAAGGGGTGA
- a CDS encoding YheC/YheD family protein has protein sequence MEVLWLSTDTNNHVYFSKDIAARYLIKKKMTIRFGQFSHEVSVEINEELPQNTIAISEFIFKQYNIPTKLTYEIVISDDTIKIGPVIGIMISFKRFFRGEHIGRTLDYHHIKGLLFICEPEDVNLEEGTIKGYYFNPNGKTKVTQWIEEIFPFPDVIYNRRTRLTAKLYNEFVQHNVLVFNSHYLNKWQQFEIFSEKPELASFLPETMKLTKSALIKMLKNYDEIYVKPTSKANGTGISLIKKRENGFDLIDTNSRIEFFHTIDSLYKVIKRKNYLLQQSVAYKAENRNVDFRVMLQKDETKKWCYNGFICKVSHEDSIITNDKCRQKLVRGLKALKSLYNVTTERAKEIEKEMAQLCERLANSIEEKGIHLGDVAFDIIVDSNLKLWVLEIQIRYGATVYGENASRSKFYRKSMVTPLYYAKALAGF, from the coding sequence ATGGAAGTTTTATGGTTGTCAACGGATACAAATAATCATGTGTACTTTTCAAAAGACATTGCAGCCCGTTATTTAATCAAGAAGAAAATGACGATTCGATTTGGGCAATTTAGTCATGAGGTTTCAGTAGAAATTAATGAAGAACTACCGCAAAATACAATCGCGATATCAGAATTTATTTTCAAACAATATAATATTCCAACAAAATTGACTTATGAAATTGTAATCAGTGACGATACAATCAAAATAGGTCCGGTAATTGGAATTATGATTTCATTTAAGAGGTTTTTTAGAGGAGAACATATTGGCAGAACATTAGATTATCATCATATCAAGGGACTCCTTTTTATTTGTGAACCAGAGGATGTTAATTTAGAAGAAGGAACCATTAAAGGATACTATTTTAACCCAAATGGTAAAACAAAAGTTACACAATGGATAGAAGAAATATTTCCATTTCCGGATGTAATCTATAATCGTCGAACAAGGCTAACTGCAAAGTTGTATAACGAATTCGTTCAGCATAATGTTCTGGTTTTCAATTCCCATTATTTAAATAAGTGGCAGCAGTTTGAAATATTTTCCGAAAAGCCTGAATTGGCATCGTTCCTACCTGAAACAATGAAACTTACAAAATCCGCTTTAATAAAAATGTTGAAAAATTACGATGAAATCTATGTCAAGCCTACATCCAAAGCAAATGGCACGGGGATTAGTCTAATTAAAAAAAGAGAAAATGGCTTTGATTTGATAGATACCAATTCACGTATTGAATTTTTTCACACAATAGATTCTCTTTATAAAGTAATCAAACGAAAAAACTATTTGCTCCAACAATCTGTTGCTTATAAAGCAGAAAATAGAAATGTGGATTTCAGGGTAATGTTACAAAAAGATGAGACCAAAAAATGGTGTTATAATGGTTTCATTTGTAAAGTTTCACATGAAGATAGCATTATTACAAATGATAAATGTAGGCAGAAGCTAGTTAGGGGACTGAAAGCGTTAAAATCCCTGTATAACGTGACTACTGAACGAGCAAAAGAGATAGAGAAAGAAATGGCACAGTTGTGTGAAAGATTAGCGAATTCGATAGAAGAAAAAGGAATCCACCTCGGAGATGTAGCTTTCGATATAATAGTTGATTCAAATTTAAAGCTATGGGTATTAGAAATTCAAATCCGCTACGGGGCAACGGTATACGGAGAAAATGCTTCAAGATCCAAATTTTACCGAAAGTCGATGGTTACGCCTCTTTATTATGCTAAAGCATTAGCTGGATTTTAA
- a CDS encoding YheC/YheD family protein, producing the protein MKVVWLPKDTNNHVYVSHDFISNGSIKKKMELQFGNLLQKVTVEIDEELPIKTIAISENILKPYTIPTNLPYEVIIDKGKIKVGPVIGIMVSYSRFFNHFESIGRIMDYKHIKGLLFIFRPRGIDLDKNTISGYYYNPSGKTKKTRWIEGTFPFPDVIYNRWKRISDELNSYLTKHEISVFNSHYLNKWQQYEIFSESDKLKSFLPETRKLTKSSLSEMIGKYDEIYVKPTSRANGDGIKVIEKKENRYVLIENNSNSQYFNTINALYQAIKRKNYIIQPSVAFKSENRNLDFRVLLQKDGSKKWSYSGIQCRVSIENSIITNFKNKDYVMPGLEALRTFYHLSSNQAKEIEKDMAQLCKSLAEAIEAKGVHLGDVAFDIIVDSKLRLWVLEIQIRYGVFDKGDVSSEFFHKFMVTPLYYAKALAGF; encoded by the coding sequence ATGAAAGTTGTATGGCTACCAAAGGATACAAATAATCATGTGTATGTATCACACGATTTTATAAGCAATGGTTCAATAAAGAAGAAAATGGAATTACAGTTTGGAAATTTGTTGCAAAAGGTTACGGTTGAAATTGATGAAGAACTACCTATAAAAACAATTGCTATATCGGAAAATATTCTTAAACCATACACTATCCCTACAAACCTACCGTATGAAGTCATCATTGATAAGGGTAAAATTAAAGTCGGACCGGTTATTGGAATAATGGTTTCATACTCAAGGTTTTTTAATCATTTTGAGTCAATCGGAAGAATAATGGATTATAAACATATAAAAGGGTTACTTTTCATTTTTAGGCCAAGAGGTATTGATCTAGATAAAAATACGATAAGTGGTTATTATTATAATCCAAGTGGTAAAACAAAAAAGACAAGATGGATAGAAGGAACATTTCCGTTTCCAGATGTAATATATAATCGTTGGAAAAGAATATCTGATGAATTAAATAGTTATTTGACCAAGCATGAAATTTCTGTTTTCAATTCCCATTACTTGAATAAGTGGCAGCAGTATGAGATATTTTCCGAAAGCGATAAACTCAAATCTTTTTTACCGGAAACGAGGAAACTAACAAAATCATCATTAAGCGAAATGATAGGTAAGTACGACGAAATTTATGTTAAACCGACGTCAAGAGCAAACGGTGATGGTATTAAGGTAATTGAGAAAAAAGAAAATAGATATGTCTTAATTGAAAATAACTCAAACAGCCAATATTTTAATACAATAAATGCTCTTTATCAAGCTATTAAAAGAAAAAACTATATTATCCAACCGTCTGTCGCATTTAAATCAGAAAATAGAAATCTCGATTTTAGAGTGCTTTTACAAAAGGATGGGTCTAAAAAATGGAGTTATTCAGGCATTCAATGCAGAGTCTCAATAGAAAATAGTATTATTACAAATTTCAAAAATAAAGATTATGTCATGCCTGGATTGGAAGCTTTACGTACTTTTTATCATTTGTCATCCAATCAAGCGAAAGAGATAGAGAAGGATATGGCTCAGTTATGTAAAAGCTTAGCTGAAGCTATTGAAGCGAAAGGAGTCCATCTTGGAGATGTGGCGTTTGATATCATCGTCGATTCGAAACTGAGACTATGGGTTTTGGAAATTCAAATTCGTTACGGGGTTTTTGATAAAGGGGATGTAAGTTCGGAGTTTTTTCATAAGTTCATGGTAACTCCACTTTATTACGCCAAAGCATTGGCTGGATTTTAA
- a CDS encoding ABC transporter substrate-binding protein, translating into MSSKKIGLGIVLLLLFLSVMGCGKNDTKKSNRNNEELVVVDWGGPYTEVHKKASFVPFEKEYGVKVTVVTPPDTGKLKAMVESGNVEWDVVSVGNDFAIRAGREGILERLDFDVISTEGLPEELVNDYAVPENLFSTVIAFNTDDFSADKYPRTWADFWDTENFPGPRSLYSSPMWTLESALLADGVEPEDLYPLDVDRAFVKLDEIRDHVKVWWTAGAQPPDLLSTNEVSLASAWSGRITEANAEGAPVDLDFNQGIIFTNSWAVPKGSPNKELAMKFIAFTLEPEQQAALSAVYDNAPANSHALPLLSDEAVNRLGQSPDKQGQQVIINSEWWVDNFDEVDERFQQWLLE; encoded by the coding sequence ATGAGTAGTAAAAAGATAGGATTAGGCATAGTTTTGTTGCTTTTGTTTCTTAGTGTTATGGGTTGCGGTAAGAACGACACTAAGAAATCTAATCGTAATAACGAAGAACTTGTTGTTGTAGATTGGGGTGGACCTTATACTGAAGTCCATAAGAAGGCTTCTTTTGTACCCTTTGAAAAAGAATATGGCGTCAAAGTTACCGTTGTCACGCCACCGGATACCGGTAAACTAAAAGCTATGGTGGAAAGCGGTAATGTTGAATGGGATGTTGTCAGTGTTGGTAACGACTTCGCGATTCGTGCAGGAAGAGAAGGAATTCTTGAAAGATTAGACTTTGATGTCATTAGTACAGAAGGTCTTCCGGAAGAACTCGTTAACGATTATGCTGTTCCAGAAAATTTGTTTTCAACAGTGATTGCCTTTAACACGGACGATTTCTCCGCAGATAAATATCCAAGAACTTGGGCAGATTTTTGGGATACTGAAAATTTTCCTGGCCCCCGCTCTTTATATAGCTCCCCCATGTGGACTCTTGAATCTGCACTGCTTGCCGATGGTGTAGAACCGGAAGACTTGTATCCTTTAGACGTTGATCGTGCCTTTGTCAAACTCGATGAAATCAGAGATCATGTGAAAGTTTGGTGGACAGCAGGTGCCCAACCACCAGATCTACTCTCTACGAACGAAGTTTCCTTAGCATCTGCTTGGAGCGGTAGGATCACAGAAGCAAATGCTGAAGGCGCACCGGTAGATTTAGATTTTAACCAAGGGATTATTTTCACAAATTCTTGGGCTGTCCCTAAAGGCTCACCTAACAAAGAGTTGGCCATGAAATTTATCGCCTTTACACTTGAACCAGAGCAGCAGGCTGCTTTGTCTGCCGTCTATGATAATGCACCAGCTAACAGTCATGCATTACCACTATTGTCTGATGAAGCAGTCAATCGCTTGGGGCAATCTCCAGATAAACAAGGTCAACAAGTGATTATTAATAGTGAATGGTGGGTTGACAATTTTGATGAGGTCGATGAACGTTTTCAACAGTGGCTTCTTGAATAA
- a CDS encoding aminotransferase A, whose product MINLVNKNVKAIEMSGIRKIANVINEYPNAVNLTFGQPNFPTPDYIKEAGIKAIQDNQTAYTETAGIYELRKAACDYVHKLHGLSYNPDDEVIVTIGASEGLDIAFRTILEEGSEVILPAPVYPGYEPLIRMCNAIPVFVDTAKNNFKLTVSLLEEAITDKTRCIVLSYPSNPIGTIMTKKELQVIGKFLADKKIFIVADEIYSELIYEGKHYSVGAIPELKDRTIVLNGLSKSHAMTGWRIGFVFAPSYLTEEMYKVHSYNAICASTISQYAALEALIQGTHREEIVTMKKEYKERKEFVYNRLKELDLDVVEPQGAFYIFPSIKKTGLTSEVFAEKLLNQERVAVIPGNAFSDVGEGFIRISYAQSMKELKDGMDGIERLLVSLKT is encoded by the coding sequence TTGATTAATTTAGTCAATAAAAATGTGAAAGCAATTGAAATGTCGGGGATTCGTAAAATTGCCAATGTTATAAACGAATACCCAAATGCTGTAAATTTGACATTTGGTCAACCTAATTTTCCAACACCTGATTATATTAAAGAGGCTGGCATAAAAGCGATTCAGGATAATCAAACAGCCTATACAGAGACAGCAGGAATATATGAATTACGTAAAGCGGCCTGTGATTATGTGCACAAACTTCATGGTTTATCGTATAATCCGGACGATGAAGTCATCGTCACAATTGGAGCTAGTGAAGGACTTGATATCGCATTTCGTACAATTCTTGAAGAAGGGTCCGAGGTGATTTTGCCTGCTCCAGTTTATCCTGGATATGAACCGCTTATTCGTATGTGCAATGCAATACCTGTCTTCGTCGACACGGCGAAAAATAATTTCAAGTTGACTGTTTCGTTACTTGAAGAAGCGATTACCGATAAAACGCGTTGTATCGTTCTTTCTTATCCGAGTAATCCAATTGGTACGATTATGACGAAAAAAGAGTTACAAGTAATTGGGAAGTTTTTGGCGGACAAAAAGATCTTTATTGTAGCGGATGAAATTTACAGTGAACTAATTTACGAAGGTAAACATTATTCAGTTGGAGCGATTCCCGAGCTGAAAGATAGAACAATTGTGTTGAACGGGCTTTCAAAGTCGCATGCAATGACAGGGTGGCGGATTGGGTTTGTTTTTGCGCCGTCTTATTTGACAGAGGAAATGTATAAAGTACATTCATACAATGCCATTTGTGCAAGTACAATAAGCCAATATGCTGCCCTCGAAGCATTGATACAAGGTACTCACCGTGAAGAAATCGTGACAATGAAAAAAGAATACAAGGAAAGAAAAGAATTTGTGTACAATCGATTAAAAGAATTGGATTTGGATGTTGTTGAGCCACAAGGTGCATTTTATATTTTTCCTTCTATCAAAAAAACAGGTTTAACATCAGAGGTATTTGCTGAGAAATTGCTTAATCAAGAACGGGTAGCGGTTATACCGGGCAATGCATTTTCAGACGTAGGGGAGGGGTTTATTAGAATTTCTTATGCGCAGTCTATGAAAGAATTGAAAGATGGAATGGATGGCATAGAAAGATTGCTAGTATCACTTAAGACATAG
- a CDS encoding ABC transporter permease — translation MWLKILVGIILFALIAPVLVIIPMSFTSVSYFEFPPPGYSTKWYASFFSNSEWVEATFRSLTIALLTALLATTLGIMASLAVTRLSFWGKQAFMLFMVAPMIIPLIIIGVALYHSFAPLSLSNSILGLVLAHTIIAIPIVFVTVTASLKGVDRNLELAAMGLGSTPLGAFFKITLPLIRPAVLSGSLFAFIISFDEVVVSIFLAGSNTKTLPIALWENLRIQVNPTMAAVSTILIGVTVTIFLFQSLVSARKAARLKRKTS, via the coding sequence ATGTGGCTAAAAATACTTGTAGGAATCATTCTCTTTGCTTTAATCGCACCAGTACTTGTCATTATACCGATGTCTTTTACATCTGTGAGTTACTTTGAATTTCCACCCCCAGGGTACTCCACAAAGTGGTATGCAAGCTTCTTTTCCAATAGCGAATGGGTGGAGGCTACATTCCGTAGTCTCACAATTGCCCTTCTTACCGCTCTTCTCGCAACAACACTCGGAATAATGGCTTCGCTTGCTGTAACAAGGTTGAGTTTTTGGGGAAAACAAGCTTTTATGTTATTTATGGTAGCCCCTATGATAATTCCTTTAATTATTATCGGTGTTGCCCTTTACCATTCTTTCGCGCCTCTAAGCCTTTCTAATAGTATACTTGGCCTAGTCTTAGCACATACAATAATAGCGATACCCATTGTGTTTGTTACAGTGACAGCTAGTTTGAAGGGAGTAGATCGGAATCTTGAATTGGCCGCAATGGGATTAGGATCAACTCCATTAGGTGCTTTCTTCAAAATTACACTTCCTTTAATTCGACCGGCGGTGTTATCGGGATCTTTATTTGCCTTTATTATTTCCTTTGATGAAGTCGTTGTCTCAATTTTCCTAGCAGGTTCTAATACAAAAACACTTCCGATAGCATTGTGGGAAAACCTTCGCATCCAGGTCAATCCTACAATGGCAGCAGTATCGACGATTCTCATCGGGGTAACTGTTACTATATTTCTTTTCCAGTCGTTGGTCTCAGCTCGCAAAGCGGCCCGCCTCAAAAGAAAGACTTCCTGA